Sequence from the Cytophagia bacterium CHB2 genome:
TTGTTTTTGAGAAATTTTTATTTTTAGCTTTTTCTGAAGCTAACTCGTTATTCTTCGTTCGTCCAAAACCAATTTTTGAGCTTAACCGGACAGCAGTGATACGAAATAACATGCTCAAAATCAAGCCGTCCATGCTTGCTCAGATTACACCGCGAATTACACCTTTTGATGCATGAGGCTACACCCAGCCGTTTGTTATATTGATCATGTAAGTTGGTTTGACTCGAATCCGGCGAATGCACTTCATCATAATTTGGAGAAAATAACATGAAAAGAATTCTCAATCTATTTTGTGTTGCGGCCATTGTGTTTGCTGCTTGCAACAAGCATGAAGAGCGCATCGCGCAGCCGACACCCGTGACGGTGTGGACGGTTGCGAACACGGCAGGTGAGAATGGCCTGCGTTACTCCGCCAACATCAAGCCGGATGTGCAGGTTGATCTCGCGTTCAAAGCCAGCGGCTATGTCGAAGAGATCTTTCAAGTGACCGGAGTTGATGGCCGGCGGCGCAACGTGCAGGAAGGCGATTTCATCAAAAAAGGAACGGTAATGGCCCGTGTACGGGCCAATGAATATCGCGACCGAGTTGCAGAGGCGCAAGCAGGTCTCACCAAAGCCAAGTCGGATTTCGATCGCGCTGCCAAGCTGTTCGAAAATCAATCCGTTTCCAAAGCGGATTATGACGCGGCTTATGCCGGCTACACCGCGGCGCAAGCGCGCTACGATCAAGCGGCGCAAGCGCTGCGAGATTGCGCGTTGCAAGCGCTGATGGACGGTTTCGTGTTGCGCAGAAACGTCGAAGTGGGAACGTTGGCTGCCCTCGGCATGCCCGGATTCGTACTCGCTGACACGCGCGCCGTCAAAGCCGTCTTCGGCGTGCCGGACATGATCGTCGGCCAAATGAAAATGGGCGATTATCAAATCGTCACGACCGAGGCCATTTCC
This genomic interval carries:
- a CDS encoding efflux RND transporter periplasmic adaptor subunit; this encodes MKRILNLFCVAAIVFAACNKHEERIAQPTPVTVWTVANTAGENGLRYSANIKPDVQVDLAFKASGYVEEIFQVTGVDGRRRNVQEGDFIKKGTVMARVRANEYRDRVAEAQAGLTKAKSDFDRAAKLFENQSVSKADYDAAYAGYTAAQARYDQAAQALRDCALQALMDGFVLRRNVEVGTLAALGMPGFVLADTRAVKAVFGVPDMIVGQMKMGDYQIVTTEAISGVDFRGRITRIAPSADPNSRVFEMECTIPNPDNRLKAGMIAALKIAAQASSPSALLLPLNAIVRPRHDPKGYTVFVVEESNGKSTARERKINLGDVVGNSISVNAGLQGGEKVIVRGATLVVDSQEVRIIP